The Nasonia vitripennis strain AsymCx chromosome PSR unlocalized genomic scaffold, Nvit_psr_1.1 chrPSR_random0010, whole genome shotgun sequence genome contains the following window.
atatgacaaattatttgcatgtctaacgtatattacgtcttaaatgaagaagcagtaaattttataaaacaagatggccgacactgaaaaccagagcagcagttgagaaagcaatgccgtggttggggtaatataatcaaaagtctcgacttatgattggatatttaaagtatatcatacatcgatatgacaaataatttgcatgtctcacgtatattacgtcttaagtgataaagcagtaaattgtataaaacaagatgctcgacgctgataacacgagcagcagttgagaaagcaatgccgttatcggggtaatataatcaaaagtctcgacttatgattggatatttaaagtatatcatacttcgatatgacaaattatttgcatgtctaacgtatattacgtcttaaatgaagaagcagtaaattttataaaacaagatggccgacactgaaaaccagagcagcagttgagaaagcaatgccgtggttggggtaatataatcaaaagtctcgacttatgattggatatttaaaatatatcatacttcgatatgacaaataatttgcatgtctaacgtacgtcttaaatgaagaagcagtaaattttataaaacaagatggccgacactgaaaaccagagcagcagttgagaaagcaatgccgtggtcggggtaatataatcaaaagtctcgacttatgattggatatttaaagtatatcatacatcgatatgacaaataatttgcatgtctcacgtatattacgtcttaagtgataaagcagtaaattgtataaaacaagatgctcgacgctgataacacgagcagcagttgagaaagcaatgccgttatcggggtaatataatcaaaagtctcgacttatgattggatatttaaagtatatcatacttcgatatgacaaattatttgcatgtctaacgtatattacgtcttaaatgaagaagcagtaaattttataaaacaagatggccgacactgaaaaccagagcagcagttgagaaagcaatgccgtggttggggtaatataatcaaaagtctcgacttatgattggatatttaaagtatatcatacttcgatatgacaaataatttgcatgtctaacgtacgtcttaaatgaagaagcagtaaattttataaaacaagatggccgacactgaaaaccagagcagcagttgagaaagcaatgccgttgtcggggtaatataatcaaaagtctcgacttatgattggatatttaaagtatatcatacatcgatatgacaaataatttgcatgtctaacgtatattacgtcttaaatgaagaagcagtaaattttataaaacaagatggccgacactgaaaaccagagcagcagttgagaaagcaatgccgtggtcggggtaatataatcaaaagtctcgacttatgattggatatttaaaatatatcatacttcgatatgacaaataatttgcatgtctaacgtatattacgtcttaaatgaagaagcagtaaattttataaaacaagatggccgacactgaaaaccagagcagcagttgagtaagcaatgccgttgtcggggtaatataatcaaaagtctcgaattatgattggatatttaaagtatatcatacatcgatatgacaaataatttgcatgtctcacgtatattacgtcttaaatgaagaagcagtaaattttataaaacaagatggccgacacagtaaattttataaaacaagatggccgacacagtaaattttataaaacaagatggccgacactgaaaaccagagcagcagttgagaaagcaatgccgtggttggggtaatataatcaaaagtctcgacttatgattggatatttaaagtatatcatacttcgatatgacaaataatttgcatgtctaacgtacgtcttaaatgaagaagcagtaaattttataaaacaagatggccgacactgaaaaccagagcagcagttgagaaagcaatgccgtggttggggtaatataatcaaaagtctcgacttatgattggatatttaaagtatatcatacttcgatatgaaaaataatttgcatgtctaacgtacgtcttaaatgaagaagcagtaaattttataaaacaagatggccgacactgaaaaccagagcagcagttgagaaagcaatgccgttgtcggggtaatataatcaaaagtctcgacttatgattggatatttaaagtatatcatacatcgatatgacaaataatttgcatgtctaacgtatattacgtcttaaatgaagaagcagtaaattttataaaacaagatggccgacactgaaaaccagagcagcagttgagaaagcaatgccgtggtcggggtaatataatcaaaagtctcgacttatgattggatatttaaaatatatcatacttcgatatgacaaataatttgcatgtctaacgtatattacgtcttaaatgaagaagcagtaaattttataaaacaagatggccgacactgaaaaccagagcagcagttgagtaagcaatgccgttgtcggggtaatataatcaaaagtctcgaattatgattggatatttaaagtatatcatacatcgatatgacaaataatttgcatgtctcacgtatattacgtcttaaatgaagaagcagtaaattttataaaacaagatggccgacacagtaaattttataaaacaagatggccgacacagtaaattttataaaacaagatggccgacactgaaaaccagagcagcagttgagaaagcaatgccgtggttggggtaatataatcaaaagtctcgacttatgattggatatttaaagtatatcatacttcgatatgacaaataatttgcatgtctaacgtacgtcttaaatgaagaagcagtaaattttataaaacaagatggccgacactgaaaaccagagcagcagttgagaaagcaatgccgtggtcggggtaatataatcaaaagtctcgacttatgattggatatttaaagtatatcatacttcgatatgacaaataatttgcatgtctaacgtatattacgtcttaagtgataaagcagtaaattgtataaaacaagatgctcgacgctgataacacgagcagcagttgagaaagcaatgccgttgtcggggtaatataatcaaaagtctcgacttatgattggatatttaaagtatatcatacatcgatatgacaaataatttgcatgtctcacgtatattacgtcttaagtgataaagcagtaaattgtataaaacaagatgctcgacgctgataacacgagcagcagttgagaaagcaatgccgttgtcggggtaatataatcaaaagtctcgacttatgattggatatttaaagtatatcatacttcgatatgacaaattatttgcatgtctaacgtatattacgtcttaaatgaagaagcagtaaattttataaaacaagatggccgacactgaaaaccagagcagcagttgagtaagcaatgccgttgtcggggtaatataatcaaaagtctcgaattatgattggatatttaaagtatatcatacatcgatatgacaaataatttgcatgtctcacgtatattacgtcttaaatgaagaagcagtaaattttataaaacaagatggccgacacagtaaattttataaaacaagatggccgacactgaaaaccagagaagcagttgagaaagcaatgccgtggttggggtaatataatcaaaagtctcgaattatgattggatatttaaagtatatcatacatcgatatgacaaataatttgcatgtctcacgtatattacgtcttaaatgaagaagcagtaaattttataaaacaagatggccgacacagtaaattttataaaacaagatggccgacactgaaaaccagagaagcagttgagaaagcaatgccgtggttggggtaatataatcaaaagtctcgacttatgattggatatttaaagtatatcatacttcgatatgacaaataatttgcatgtctaacgtacgtcttaaatgaagaagcagtaaattttataaaacaagatggccgacactaaaaaccagagcagcagttgagaaagcaatgccgtggttggggtaatataatcaaaagtctcgacttatgattggatatttaaagtatatcatacttcgatatgacaaataatttgcatgtctaacgtacccCTATTGAcaaatctcaggtgagatctcaggtgagatctcacgtgagatctcacgtgagatctcatgACAAAATCTCATCTGACCTAGTGCGTCAATTAACTAAGTCCGTCactcaaaaaaattctaagttcatctcggaaaaaattaatttaaagacCATTTTTGTACGTgtttcagacgattttgaatcgttctagatagctgccaaatgtatgttccaaattattttttttataaagatttgcaaaatccgACCAAGTCCTTAACCGAAAAAAGTTCTAAGTTCATGggggaaaaaataacttttagaaccatgttttttatgcgtttcagacgattttgaatcgttctagatagttgccaaatgtatgttcaaaatatttttattttagaaagatttgcaaaatccgaccaagtccctcaaccgaaaaaagttctaagttcatgggggaaaaaataacttttagaacCATGTTTTGTATGCAtttcagacgattttgaatcgttctagatagctgccaaatgtatgttcaaaatattttttttagaaagatttgcaaaatccgaccaagtccctcaaccgaaaaaagttctaagttcatgggggaaaaaataacttttagaaccatgttttttatgcgtttcagacgattttgaatcgttctagatagctgccaaatgtatgttcaaaatattttttttagaaagatttgcaaaatccgaccaagtccctcaaccgaaaaaagttctaagttcatgggggaaaaaataacttttagaaccatgttttttatgcgtttcagacgattttgaatcgttctagatagctgccaaatgtatgttcaaaatattttttttttagaaagatttgcaaaatccgaccaagtccctcaaccgaaaaaagttctaagttcatgggggaaaaaataacttttagaaccatgttttttatgcgtttcagacgattttgaatcgttctagatagctgccaaatgtatgttcaaaatatttttttttagaaagatttgcaaaatccgaccaagtccctcaaccgaaaaaagttctaagttcatgggggaaaaaataacttttagaaccatgttttttatgcgtttcagacgattttgaatcgttctagatagctgccaaatgtatgttcaaaatattttttttagaaagatttgcaaaatccgACCAAGTCCCTCAACCGAAAAAAGTTCTAAGTTCATGGGAGAAACAATTGCTTTTAGAACCATGatttttatgcgtttcagaTGATGTTGAATCGTTCTAGATAGCTGCCAAATGTAGAAAATATTAACGCAGCTgttatagttttatgaatgtaaatcTCGGTTGATTATTGCGTGAacaaaagaaattataattaatgatttttattagTCATACTTACTTTGAACGAATGTTGGTTGTGTCCCATAcaacaatataataaatttgaaaacatAATTACTCTAAGAATTACTTTAATGAATCttttattataacaatatGCATAGTAgtgtatcaaaatatttagaaTATTACATATTTATTCAGTAATGTAATAAGTTTGGCATAGGACATAAGTACATCTTGTCTACATTCATATAAACTACTATTTTCTCGATGCTACTAGTGGGTATAGCTATATTTTCCTCGTGAATTCTTTCTATTACTTGACATGCTTTGTAGGCCCTTGTAAAACAGTTTTTAGTCTGTACATAATTGCATACTGTTAATTCAATACCATCAGAGATATCATCTATAAAGGCAACAATACGTATAAATTGCCCGTCCTTCAGCAATGCAAATGAGTTGTTTGAACGAGTTTTTGATATCAGATGTGATTCATACAGACAATGATTTTTAACCATTTTATAGAAGAATTCAGTAGAATGTGTAGATAAGTGTAATAAATGCAACAGTTTATCATCTGCTTTATatcgattaaaatataatatgttaCTATTAGATAAATGAACATTTTGGACATTTCTTAATAGAATatcattacaatattttacaacaTCATCGTCAGCTTGATGAATAACTTTTTCTTCTACTACGGAACAACTGTGGCAGACGTTTATGAACCTTGCAACTTGATGCGATACACCTTTAGCACACTTAATAGCTTTTAAGAGGTGCTGATTAGCCGATTCGAAGCTAAACGTGGAATTCGTCCACAGAGGTCCCCAATTCAATACACTTTTGCTTGCATGTAACAAAATATGTACATTATATGTCATGGCTTTCACATTGTATATTTCTTGGACTTCACCTACAAATTGATGTAACATTTCGTCAGCTTTATTTAATTCGTCAATATGAATATTATCtttcaataatatatataaggCTTCAACAAATAGTAACCAGTGCTGCATAGCTTTTCTGCTCAAGATAGatggaaaaataacaataCTATAGTACAAGACGAAATTTTCCCATTCCCGGGCCTTCCAATCTTTTCGACAACTTAATCTTCTACAATAACGAGAAGCTTGCTGAGGAATAGTTATCATGTTCATTTTGTTATCAAGAGCTTTAATAACATCGTCGCTCAAAACGTCCAAATGATAAGAAGTTAATTGCTTTGCAACACCTTCTAATGCCATATGCATATAATCGGGAGTAAATCCTTCAATGATGTCGAATTTCGGTAGGTTAATAAGAGGTGAAGGGTTCTTTACTCCGAAGACCGGGGGTTTCCCCGGAACCGCTTCTAACATGAGAGACACAGTATCATTGTGATTTCGAAGTTCTATTGGTGCATTCATTAATGGATATTTCATAATTCCATGATATTCTCCGGGATGTAAGCACCAATTACATCCATATTTACCATTGTACTGAGTTAAGCCTTGAACGGGAGCTCGGGCAACAGCATCAACACAACATGTCTGTACATAAATTTTCAGAGTTCgttgttcattttttattttaataggAACTCGACATTTATTAACAAGATCTACAaatttatctaaaaatactGTCATGTTTGGTTTTTTATTAGTAAACAGTAATCCGCATACTACTAGTTTATTTGTTCTAATTTCTTTCGGTAGTTCGTTGATCATCAGATACAGTGGCCAAATAGAATACTGAGAGCACTTAAATTTCGGGGCTCCGTCAGTATTAAATACTGCAGTAACATAATTATCTTTCTCTTCATTTGGTAACGATTTAACGAACtcagtatattttttaccaTCATAAACATCACTAATATGCCCTTGCTTATGCACTCTTTGATTCGttacataataaaaataatcctcATGATTACTTATAAGATCCGAAATTTGTTGTGCCGGGTTTATTAAGGTAAAAAAGGTTGAATCGGTATTATTCTTAAGATTAATTGTAGAATTGCAGACATTACAAATACTACTAGATGGTATATCTCCAATTTTTCCTAAATATACTGAACATTCCTGACAAACAACGTGATATTCCACACCCTCTTTCGGATTGACAAGtttatcaataatatgtcGCGAATCTGGTAATATAGGAGTCTCAAACATACTATTAATGAGcttgaataaatttatcaagcCAGAGAAAGATAACTCATTAGAAATactaaatttcaaaatcattaaaaaaatttctcctcTACTTTTGTTCAttgttgttgaaattttttcaaaaaaagctTTATGCTCAATAAACTCCTTCAAATTACCGATCTTGccatatatattattcaattcaTTGTTCAGAATTATTTTAGATAGTTCGATTCTCCAATTCCATTCAGTTGTGCCGTACGTTGTATCTTCTACGTCTCCATCATAGATATTTTCTACATTAATATCCTAAAGAATATGAcgtgttaaaaatttattagaaCGATAAGTATATAGCAAACtgcattttacaaaattcgTTTTCTACTTCGTACAAAttgccctactgaaaaaaatcacgtgataaaCACGTGActtatcacgtgataaatgacgcgatattagtaatcaattGATCATATGGTTAATCACGTGATTAtataattgagaattattCACGAGATCAGTCACTTGATTAATGATGCAGCCAATCACGCAATTAATCACGCAATTAATCACGCAATTAATCGCGCGACTATTCACGTGATTtacttacaataatttttgtattatacaaaatttttaaaaacgaaaaatttagAAGTAGGATGCCTAATTTATGTATGATTAGTTGCGTGATTAATCGCGTGACTAAacttttttgacaattttaatGATCTGAATTCAATttgtaaatgtttttaaaaaacagttTGCTCTAGAACATAAACAAATACTAACCTCTATAACTGTAGACTGAGCATCAGTATTGATAAAAGTATCCTGCTCTATATCCATTAAATCATTTTCTTCTGTCTCTACCTGCTACTTTCAATAcataattgattaattttgttagtaataaaaaaaattaataagtatacATTATTGCAACTCTTCATAATTCAAGGTACTTATTATCGTGACTGAGTGAGTGAGCATTAAAAGTGTAAAGCATATTTATTgccattttattttgtatgataaccctgctaaaaatagtcaatagggatcgattaaatttttaatcgaattttAAGCTGAATCTTAATCACACTTTTTGTATTAGAactcgattaaaatcgatAGAATTGATAGGAGtcgataaaatttaatacgaAAAGCAACAATTAAAGTCGATAGTTAATACCAACGATTCGCGTTTATTAACTTTAATAGTCATTTTTCGTATAGAGTTTTATTGATTCCTATCGATTCTATCGATTTTAATAGAGTTCTAATACAAAATGTGATTAAGATTCAGCTTCaaattcgattaaaaatttaatcgacccctattgactatttttagcagggaagggaaaaattgtaaacatgAATTTTGCgacgaataatttttttagtaattcACGTGAGTAGTTACGTGAGTACTCACATGGGTGCTCCTGTGATTACTCACGTGGATACTCACATGAGTACTCCAGTGATTACTCGCGTGAGTAGCCACATGATTATATACTTACGTAAATACTCACGTGAGTACTCAAGTGAGTATTCACGTGAGTAATTTATCGATACAATCACGTGATTTCTTACTACTTTTGTATAAGTTTTAACTTTAACTTTATTTCAgaatacattttaaaaatcatgtctgTTCCCTTCCTGCTGGAAAAAGCCGATTGAAATCGATAGAAATCGATAAGATTCACCATTCAAGTcgataagattttttatcgacttgaatagtgaatcttaatgccattttttgcattaggGCTTGATAAAATGCGATATAAGTCGATATAGGCCGATATAGATCGATACAGGCCGATGAAAACTCTATgcgaaaaattacaattgaaatcAATAGACTCAAGATCATCTTGAATATTATCGATatcaattgtaattttttacaatatctaTATACAATACAATATTTACCTATATCGGCCTATATTGACTTATATCGCATTTTATCAAGCCCTAatgcaaaaattatcattaagATTCACTTTTCAAGTCGATAAGACATCTTATCGACTTCTATTAACTTTTTCCAACAGGgctattatcaaaaaatttggatcctcttttttttatttgaagttctttataaaataattaaaatccctAAAATTGACATAATGAGGACCTATTTAGGTGTTACTATCCgtatgataacaccaaaactctGACTGTgagcttaaaattttttattttacaaaattaaaaaaaatttttgtttaaataaaattatggaTATTAAGCtaattatcacctgattatcagctgCCGTTTTGGCACATTATCAGCTAATTATGAGCTCATAATCAGCTGAATATAAGATATGTACTATCTTATAGAGGTAGAGGCAGGCTAATTTGAGGTTAGGAGGTTAGGATGGCACACACATATTGATTTGCTTACAACTCGATAAACTACATTTAATCATAATGCcagttaataaattaattcaatttcataaataatctAATTTGCTTTATTCAAAACAGCCCTACTTCTCAATCTTCACAAAGTTTTTGTGATCGCGTACACTGAACTTCATTCCACTTAACTAAAGCAATTAAgtcatcaaaatttatttcatgttatttggttaaacaaattaatagatattatttaaattagcATGATAATAGTGCAAAATATTATATCTTGTTTAACAAAACTTAAATTACAATGAAACCATTAGAATTCATTCATCGTGACTTGTCGAGCACACtagatacaaattttaaatcttgCTTGGTATAGATATAGATCAGATGCTATTAGAAAATTCttatcttttaaaattaaaaagtacgACCCAATGGTTAAGattcttttgaatttttccaatagCTTCTgaactataaaataaaaagttattgatcTGTACTCTTTTCGGAAATGccaaaagctaaaaaataagttaaaataaaatttatcatgTAATCATTTTCATTAGCTGATTTCAGATTTTGACCAAACACCGATGCCAAGCAAATTTTGAAATCTAATGTACTCGATAAATCACAATGAATGTCCTAGTAGGTTCATATTAGGTTTAGTTAAATGTTAAACAAGACATTTCGACTATAATGATGGTGATATGAATAATgtctattaattttattaatcagtTGTAAATACCACACAGTTTAATATGACGCACCGAACAAAGACAGATAGGTAGATGGACACTAcactttatatttaaataaatataagtttttatagaaataaaagcAAATATAACATACAAAATTATACTACAGTACATTGTctgatttaaataataattatcatcaaattaataaattgtgtACATACATTATTCTGAAATGATCAAGTCTGTACACAAAAATTGAGAAACGTGCGTtcaatattgtaatattagtATTCAACtgcaataatattattaataacaaacaatgaatttttcaatgtatagtataaatataaattaaatgtttaattttgtaattagataaatccataaattttgtcaataagttttaaaaaaaataaataggcCTTCttaatatcattatttttaaaagttgcAAAATTATGTATACTATTAAAACATTACTTTTAagaatatataattttgtttaccaCTTCAGTATCTGATGTATTCAGATCAAGATTATGGCGTTCAGCTGTACGCGTATAATAGCTGGATCTCCAtcaaataaatattgcttATACCTCTTCATTATGCACTATTTATcactatttaaaataatctatttatttcaattattatcTAAGTAAATAATATGCATACATATAGATTACATGCGTGTTGACACCTTAGAGCATATACTACATGGAGGAAGGACGCTTACGGCGACAGTGTATTCGActcacagagagagaaagttaaACTTTTCActtttgtatatatacatcaACATGTATAGATCTACAGTCCGTTCCGTTCCCTTGTTAGTTGTCTCGTTTCGCGTCTTCTCGTTGCTTAAAATAGAAAAGAGGTATCCCCTCTATTGTTTATAGTCTATGGTCTATATAATCTTTCTGCTTTGATCGacgatgtatatatatatatatatatatacatgtgtgcGTTATCACTTATCTTTTGTGATGTGCAAACTATACGAAGtagtattttatataaattattatatatttttactgttttaaaaaaactacGTAATAATAGTTTAGTGATggctaaaataaaatacgcatgTATTATCACAAAAGATGATCCAAACAAAAGGTATTGTAAACCAGTTGATGTTATCTACAAAtctaaaaaggaaaaagaacaTATATCTCCATCTAATGCACAAGATTTTGATGAGAGTCACGTCTATCAAGTTTATTGGAGGTCGTGTGGAAGCAACTGTAACATTGAAGATAAATGTTGCTCATTTTACAAAGCTCATATTATCAGTCTAGGAGGTTAGTATATTTTAAGATATGtgtcatttgcaaaaaaatggaTACTTCTGAGTCAAATTATGGCtccaaaaaaatcttatttttttgcaaatgaccCATATACATATTCCTTATTGCAACtacttatatatttaattctattttaatttcttatatATCTACTTATCTTCTTACAGAATCTGAAGATAAGACATTAGAAGCAGCTAATAAAAGGCAAAAAAGATTtcgattaaagaaaaaaattgatacaaGCTGTGAATCAACTGAAAGTACGGTCGAGGAGGAAGTACAAATATCCGTAAgtctttattattgttattatttttataatcctcTATTATATAAAAGGGCTTAACGTACCCATGGGCCGTGAAGCCTCTCGGTTTccacatcttttctcaattaCTTAACATTTAGTAGTCATCTTGATACATAAACATCGTCTacaggaaaattttttaattcgtaTCTCTTTTAAATCTTCTTTTTAAAACCTTGTGTTTAACAACAGCATTGACAAGGGTAACAATTTCAGACCCGTCTCACAGAACACGAAAGTGAACAGTGCCCCTCAATTAAAACACATAAAGTCAACATAGGCACAAGTTTTTATcacaaaaagttaaaatttttagttactTATACATACAGTTGACGTTATTTTGTCTATATCGCAtctaatttgattttaattaaaatttttagttactTATACATACAGTTGACGTTATTTTGTCTATATCGCATCTAATTTGAAGTAAAACCAATTTTTCAcactatttatacatattgttACGCATGCTCAGATTTTATTGATAAACAAgagcaaaatatttaaataaatataaccgGCACAGCCTTCCGAACGTTTAGTCTGCTCTGAtactaaaatatatttctaatgaaaaactatattaaaacattctagaaaattttaacatacaaaattagtaatatttgtaatatttgtaATGTTAGTAGTATTTTAACGTACAAAGTTGCTGGCACGTGCTGCTATCTGTGTACTATTATCACATTGTGATATTAACAtacacagaaaaaaaaaactcgcctaaccttttatatctttgtagttattattataatataatttttttcaaattttccttaaagctataaatatttataccttACATAAATGGAGTGACGTTAGGAGCGGCTGACCCtgctagttatattattactttttattatgTTTAAACACATGCGTATATTGGTGGTTCCTGTAGGATAGATTATTGCTAATCGAGTTACATAGGTCCAAGCTTGTCAATTTTGAAGTTTTTGTATTC
Protein-coding sequences here:
- the LOC116417999 gene encoding uncharacterized protein LOC116417999 yields the protein MDIEQDTFINTDAQSTVIEDINVENIYDGDVEDTTYGTTEWNWRIELSKIILNNELNNIYGKIGNLKEFIEHKAFFEKISTTMNKSRGEIFLMILKFSISNELSFSGLINLFKLINSMFETPILPDSRHIIDKLVNPKEGVEYHVVCQECSVYLGKIGDIPSSSICNVCNSTINLKNNTDSTFFTLINPAQQISDLISNHEDYFYYVTNQRVHKQGHISDVYDGKKYTEFVKSLPNEEKDNYVTAVFNTDGAPKFKCSQYSIWPLYLMINELPKEIRTNKLVVCGLLFTNKKPNMTVFLDKFVDLVNKCRVPIKIKNEQRTLKIYVQTCCVDAVARAPVQGLTQYNGKYGCNWCLHPGEYHGIMKYPLMNAPIELRNHNDTVSLMLEAVPGKPPVFGVKNPSPLINLPKFDIIEGFTPDYMHMALEGVAKQLTSYHLDVLSDDVIKALDNKMNMITIPQQASRYCRRLSCRKDWKAREWENFVLYYSIVIFPSILSRKAMQHWLLFVEALYILLKDNIHIDELNKADEMLHQFVGEVQEIYNVKAMTYNVHILLHASKSVLNWGPLWTNSTFSFESANQHLLKAIKCAKGVSHQVARFINVCHSCSVVEEKVIHQADDDVVKYCNDILLRNVQNVHLSNSNILYFNRYKADDKLLHLLHLSTHSTEFFYKMVKNHCLYESHLISKTRSNNSFALLKDGQFIRIVAFIDDISDGIELTVCNYVQTKNCFTRAYKACQVIERIHEENIAIPTSSIEKIVVYMNVDKMYLCPMPNLLHY
- the LOC116418000 gene encoding uncharacterized protein LOC116418000, with translation MCALSLIFCDVQTIRSSILYKLLYIFTVLKKLRNNSLVMAKIKYACIITKDDPNKRYCKPVDVIYKSKKEKEHISPSNAQDFDESHVYQVYWRSCGSNCNIEDKCCSFYKAHIISLGESEDKTLEAANKRQKRFRLKKKIDTSCESTESTVEEEVQISQSSKLATSKGNIINSSNVIQSTKRAFYYKQESSFVSMMQMMMINLPMKV